In one Drosophila pseudoobscura strain MV-25-SWS-2005 chromosome X, UCI_Dpse_MV25, whole genome shotgun sequence genomic region, the following are encoded:
- the LOC4812076 gene encoding solute carrier family 35 member C2 codes for MVAAKYERLNSQSGGGGGGSGGVGSSSCADDDDCEEIELNLDKKATTSTTTLQNGKDRRLANFKYVNSSNSIGSGLGVGDVAATSAREKIMARQADARFMQMAIGTLVIIMIYLTLSISLTFYQTDINREMPFPLTIVTYHLILKFILAALVRRIYKLRVGRSRVQLDWRVALRKMAPTGVASAIDIGFSNWGLALVPISLYTMTKSSTIVFILLFAIALGLEKKSWSLVFIVGLIGAGLVMFTYKSTQFNALGFFFILFASLSSGLRWSFAQFIMQKSKLGLHNPIDMIYYMQPWMIASLLPLVCGIEGVKLYDVAENLKIYTTDEITWAIARITFGALLAFLMEFTEFLVLCKTSSLTLSIAGIFKDICQLFLAVTLKKDQLSPINYVGLVVCLAGIACHLWHKYSTMADAEKHQKDLHLDNDRDDLSAEYNFNEGGAGGGGGGADNSIAGIHVRSHSTLTVPLLEQTDSEDESGNDLNNKQNSSDVIFDVLKRRDMQR; via the exons ATGGTGGCCGCAAAGTACGAGCGCCTCAATTCCCAGAGTGgagggggcggcggcggttCCGGCGGtgttggcagcagcagctgtgctGATGACGATGACTGCGAGGAAATTGAGCTCAATTTGGACAAGAAGGCGACGACGTCAACGACAACGCTGCAGAATGGCAAAGATAGACGGCTGGCTAACTTCAAATACGTGAACAGCAGCAATAGCATTGGTAGCGGGCTTGGAGTCGGCGACGTAGCAGCCACGTCGGCACGGGAGAAGATCATGGCGCGGCAGGCGGATGCCCGCTTTATGCAGATGGCCATTGGCACCCTGGTCATTATTATGATCTACCTAACGCTCTCCATTTCGCTGACCTTCTACCAAACGGACATCAATCGCGAGATGCCATTCCCCCTAACAATTGTCACGTATCACCTAATCCTTAAATTCATTTTGGCTGCCCTCGTGCGTAGGATTTATAAGCTGCGCGTGGGTCGATCCCGTGTGCAGCTGGATTGGCGTGTGGCACTGAGAAAAATGGCACCCACTGGTGTCGCCAGTGCCATTGATATCGGTTTCTCCAACTGGGGATTGGCCCTGGTGCCCATATCTCTGTACACAATGACCAAATCATCTACCATAGTGTTTATACTGCTGTTTGCCATAGCTTTAGGATTGGAAAAGAAG AGCTGGTCTCTGGTGTTTATTGTGGGCCTCATTGGCGCTGGCCTGGTGATGTTCACCTACAAGTCCACGCAGTTCAATGCCTTGGGCTTCTTCTTCATACTGTTTGCCTCGCTGAGCAGCGGCCTGCGCTGGAGTTTCGCACAGTTTATTATGCAAAAATCAAAACTGGGGCTGCACAATCCGATTGACATGATCTACTACATGCAGCCGTGGATGATTGcctcgctgctgccgcttgtTTGTGGCATTGAAG GTGTAAAGCTTTACGATGTGGCGGAGAACCTAAAGATATATACGACGGATGAAATAACGTGGGCCATTGCCAGGATAACCTTCGGGGCACTGCTTGCGTTCCTCATGGAGTTCACCGAGTTCTTGGTGCTGTGCAAGACCTCCAGCCTGACGCTTTCGATAGCGGGTATATTCAAGGACATCTGCCAGCTGTTCCTGGCCGTCACCCTCAAAAAGGACCAGCTGAGTCCCATCAACTATGTGGGTCTGGTTGTCTGCCTTGCGGGCATAGCCTGCCATCTGTGGCACAAATACTCCACCATGGCCGATGCGGAGAAGCATCAAAAGGACCTGCATCTGGACAACGACCGTGACGATTTGTCGGCGGAGTACAACTTCAATGAGGGAGGAgctggtggcggcggcggcggtgcaGACAATTCCATTGCGGGCATCCATGTGAGATCCCACTCGACGTTGACGGTGCCATTGCTGGAGCAAACCGATTCCGAGGATGAGTCGGGCAATGATCTGAACAACAAGCAGAATTCCTCCGATGTCATATTCGATGTGCTCAAGCGACGCGATATGCAGCGatga
- the LOC6900186 gene encoding uncharacterized protein, translated as MQVNEMAPTTIEENAFALGKRDVPDQFQLDPERLWKTHWLTVYAQDIFVNMKEAEMRRRPILFNSMQLEERPKLFQLCQFAAQKYTLNRASVHLGIYYMDCMTDYYTISSEKLPLLALTCLHIAAQIEDNDASVPRYSELNCLIPGSLYTVFEYNVVERKVLASLNFELMRPTTASFVEFFACSFLTRNDFAHYKAMLENNPSEPNDQSPLHYESFAVMMSALSQLLLRLADCTLSITSFTNTRPSLLAAACIGAVRHLSGLKCWSQYLSKLTSYLEHEVEPLVREITKYYNWQQNSSVAPNALPTYVNMGQSSADTINPNCSTTDSGVGDSMVIVKESVTVQQDIITVQVQKPAVPGSDLAGVVQEEPPEQAVFSQEELQIAAVFSLAELQEKTNLQYEEQQTQTTLELNELALDTKEKAKKLDKEVVIKELERAFKRKRVDYDCQDEPQAKRLTD; from the exons ATGCAAGTGAATGAAATGGCGCCAACCACCATCGAAGAGAATGCTTTTGCATTAGGAAAGCGAGATGTACCGGATCAGTTTCAACTGGATCCTGAG CGTCTCTGGAAGACGCATTGGCTCACCGTTTATGCCCAGGACATATTTGTGAACATGAAGGAGGCAGAGATGCGTCGTCGTCCCATATTATTCAACTCCATGCAGCTGGAGGAGCGCCCCAAATTGTTTCAGCTTTGTCAATTCGCAGCGCAAAAGTACACACTGAATCGCGCCTCAGTACATTTGG GTATCTACTATATGGATTGTATGACCGACTACTACACGATTAGTAGCGAAAAACTGCCATTGCTGGCCCTCACATGTCTTCACATTGCGGCCCAGATCGAAGACAACGATGCGAGTGTGCCGCGCTACAGCGAACTGAACTGCCTGATACCTGGTTCGTTGTACACCGTTTTCGAATACAATGTGGTGGAGCGCAAGGTGCTGGCCAGCCTGAATTTTGAGCTAATGCGTCCCACCACGGCCAGCTTTGTGGAGTTTTTTGCTTGCAGCTTCCTCACGCGCAACGACTTCGCCCACTACAAGGCCATGCTGGAGAACAATCCTAGCGAGCCAAACGATCAATCGCCATTGCACTACGAAAGCTTTGCAGTCATGATGTCGGCCTtgtcgcagctgctgctccgcctGGCAGACTGTACATTGAGCA TTACAAGTTTTACAAACACGCGACCTTCTTTATTGGCCGCCGCCTGCATAGGAGCGGTGCGTCATCTAAGCGGACTCAAGTGCTGGTCACAGTATCTCTCCAAACTGACATCTTATCTGGAACACGAGGTTGAGCCATTGGTGAGGGAGATCACAAAGTACTATAACTGGCAGCAGAACAGCTCCGTGGCGCCCAATGCCCTGCCAACATACGTAAACATGGGCCAATCTTCGGCAGATACCATTAATCCCAATTGCTCCACAACGGACTCTGGCGTTGGGGATTCGATGGTCATAGTAAAGGAATCGGTGACCGTGCAGCAGGATATAATTACTGTGCAGGTGCAGAAACCTGCTGTTCCAGGGTCCGATCTAGCTGGAGTTGTTCAAGAAGAGCCGCCGGAACAAGCTGTCTTTTCTCAGGAAGAGCTGCAGATAGCAGCTGTCTTTTCTCTAGCAGAGCTGCAGGAAAAGACTAACTTACAATACGAAGAGCAGCAGACACAGACAACCTTAGAGCTGAATGAATTAGCATTAGACACCAAGGAAAAAGCGAAGAAATTAGATAAAGAAGTGGTCATAAAAGAACTGGAACGTGCTTTCAAGCGCAAGCGTGTAGATTATGACTGCCAAGATGAGCCGCAAGCGAAGCGTCTTACCGACTGA
- the LOC4812267 gene encoding uncharacterized protein: MFRLQQAQPDPAEEQKRVASEVRFSFIIFGTLCAAIRLAPIVLKQLNTA; this comes from the exons ATGTTCCGCCTGCAACAAGCTCAGCCCGATCCCGCCGAGGAGCAGAAACGTGTGGCATCCGAGGTCCGCTTCAGTTTCATCATTTTCGGCACACTCTGCGCCGCCATCCGGCTGG CTCCTATTGTACTGAAACAGTTGAACACTGCCTAA
- the LOC117184919 gene encoding uncharacterized protein, with product MQVNEMAPTTIEENAFALGKRDVPDQFQLDPERLWKTHWLTVYAQDIFVNMKEAEMRRRPIVFNSMQLEERPKLLQLCIFAAQKYKLNRASVHLGIYYMDCMTDYYTISSEKLPLLALTCLHIAAQIEDNDASVPRYSELNCLIPGSLYTVFEYNVVERKVLASLNFELMRPTTASFVEFFACSFLTRNDFAHYKAMLENNPSEPNDQSPLHYESFAVMMSALSQLLLRLADCTLSITSFANTRPSLLAAACIGAVRHLSGLKCWSQYLSKLTSYLEHEVEPLVREITKYYNWQQNSSVAPNALPTYVNMGPSSADTINPNCSTTDSGIGDPMVIVKESVTVQHDNITVQVQKPAVPGSDLAGVVQEEPQEPAVFSQEELQIAAVFSQGELQKQAAFSQGELQITAVFSLAGLQEQTDLQYEEQQTQTTLELNELTLDSKEKAKKLDKEVVIKELERAFKRKRVDNDCQDEPQAKRLTD from the exons ATGCAAGTGAATGAAATGGCGCCAACCACCATCGAAGAGAATGCTTTTGCATTAGGAAAGCGAGATGTACCGGATCAGTTTCAACTGGATCCCGAG CGTCTCTGGAAGACGCATTGGCTCACCGTTTATGCCCAGGACATATTTGTGAACATGAAGGAGGCAGAGATGCGTCGTCGTCCCATAGTATTCAACTCCATGCAGCTGGAGGAGCGCCCCAAATTGTTGCAGCTTTGTATATTCGCAGCGCAAAAGTACAAACTGAATCGCGCCTCAGTGCATTTGG GTATCTACTATATGGATTGTATGACCGACTACTACACGATTAGTAGCGAAAAACTGCCATTGCTGGCCCTCACATGTCTTCACATTGCGGCCCAGATCGAAGACAACGATGCGAGTGTGCCGCGCTACAGCGAACTGAACTGCCTGATACCTGGTTCGTTGTACACCGTTTTCGAATACAATGTGGTGGAGCGCAAGGTGCTGGCCAGCCTGAATTTTGAGCTAATGCGTCCCACCACGGCCAGCTTTGTGGAGTTTTTTGCTTGCAGCTTCCTCACGCGCAACGACTTCGCCCACTACAAGGCCATGCTGGAGAACAATCCTAGCGAGCCAAACGATCAATCGCCATTGCACTACGAAAGCTTTGCAGTCATGATGTCGGCCTtgtcgcagctgctgctccgcctGGCAGACTGTACATTGAGCA TTACAAGTTTTGCAAACACGCGACCTTCTTTATTGGCCGCCGCCTGCATAGGAGCGGTGCGTCATCTAAGCGGACTCAAGTGCTGGTCACAGTATCTCTCCAAACTGACATCTTATCTGGAACACGAGGTTGAGCCATTGGTGAGGGAGATCACAAAGTACTATAACTGGCAGCAGAACAGCTCCGTGGCGCCCAATGCCCTGCCAACATACGTAAACATGGGCCCATCTTCGGCAGATACCATTAATCCCAATTGCTCCACAACGGACTCTGGCATTGGCGATCCGATGGTCATAGTGAAGGAATCGGTGACCGTGCAGCATGATAACATTACTGTGCAGGTGCAGAAACCTGCTGTTCCAGGGTCCGATCTAGCTGGAGTTGTTCAAGAAGAGCCGCAGGAACCAGCTGTCTTTTCTCAGGAAGAGCTGCAGATAGCAGCTGTCTTTTCTCAAGGAGAGCTGCAGAAACAAGCTGCCTTTTCTCAGGGAGAGCTGCAGATAACAGCTGTCTTTTCTCTAGCAGGTCTGCAGGAACAGACTGACTTACAATACGAAGAGCAGCAGACACAGACAACCTTAGAGCTGAATGAATTAACATTAGACTCCAAGGAAAAAGCGAAGAAATTAGATAAAGAAGTGGTCATAAAAGAACTGGAACGTGCTTTCAAGCGCAAGCGTGTAGATAATGACTGCCAAGATGAGCCGCAAGCGAAGCGTCTTACCGACTGA